The sequence below is a genomic window from Zhongshania aliphaticivorans.
TAAAGGTAAGACGACTTAAAAAGGTGTAATCAGCCTCTACCGCCATAAAACCAATAAACACCACTATCGCAATAACCGGCAGGCCCAGGGCCAATTTTAAGGTACTGGGCTCCCAGGCAAAGTGCATGAACACGGTGATGATTAGGCCTGCTTTAAGAAACATAAACACCAGTATTAAGGTCCAGCGCAAATACCCAACAAAATGAAAATAATCGACGGCGTACGACATTGAGCTGAGCACAAACAGCAGTATCCACACTTTAAAATATAAACCTATAGGGTGTTGCTGCCCCTCGCCATGACTCGCTGTTTCAGGCTGACCACTCATATTGAGCTCCTTACCACAAATAGAAAAAGGCAAAAATAAAGACCCAAACCAGATCGACAAAATGCCAATACAGGCCGGTTATTTCAACGATTTGAAAACCCCGCTCATCGTAGTGGCCTCGCAACACCTTAAAAGCAACTACGGTAAGATAAATCACGCCAATACTTACGTGCACACCGTGGAAACCGGTAATCATAAAGAACGCGGAGCCAAACTGAGCGGCCCCCATAGGGTTAGACCAAGGCCTAACGCCTTCATCTAATATCAGTTTGCTCCACTCAAACGCCTGCATCCCGACAAAGCTGGCGCCGAGAATTGCTGTGGCAATCATCAATTTAAACGTGGCGGCTTTATTGCGCTGGTAGGCGCAGTTAACCGCCATTGCCATGGTGCCGCTACTGGTAATCAGAATAAACGTCATAATCGCAATGAGCAGCAAAGGGATGTCCGCGCCACCAACGTGTAAGGCAAACACCTCACTCGTCAGGGGCCAACTGTCCGTTGCTGACATCCGTACGTTCATATAGCCAATAAGGAAAATGCTAAAGATAAAGGTATCACTGAGTAGGAATATCCACATCATCAGCTTGCCCCAGGAAAGCTTAAACACCTCCCTGTCGGCGCCCCAGTCATTGACTAGATTCTGCCAATAACTACTCTTTGCATTCACTGCGGGAATACTCGCCATGATCTCATCCCAGGCCGCAGGCTGCGGCAATAAGTGCATAGGTTTCAGGAGTGCGGGTCAGTATGAAAAACAATACAAACCATAGGCCCAACAAGTAATGCCAATACACCGCGCAGGCTTCTATCGCCGCGTGGCGATTCTGTAAATCGCCCTCCTCTCGCAAGCTATTCACCACCCGTCCCAGTGCCACCAAACCACCAACAAGGTGTAAAACGTGTAAGCCAGTTAAGATATAAAAATAACTATTCGCCGGATTGCCTGCAACGCTGTAGCCCATCCCGGCCAAAAACTGCCATACCGATATTTGTAAAATAATAAAAAGTATTGCCAGTACCGCGCCTGTCGCTAGCAGCACCAGTAGGCGAAAATGGTGATTGCGGCGCAGTGCATAAACGGCTCCTTGCATTGCAACACTGGCCAACACTAATACACCGGAGTTAATCCACAACCGCATAGAATTGGTAAAAGGTTGCCAGGGCTCGCCAGCTAGCGCTAAAAAGTCGTCGTATTGAGATCGACTGATAAAGGTAACGAAAAACAGCAGGAAAAATACGCTAATAATCACTAGCATAAACCGCAGTGATATTTTAACCGCGGGGGTATAAGCGGTACGACCCCATTCAGCGCTCGTACCCTGCGCCTCGGGGATCCATGGTTTTTCTGACAGAATTCCAAACCAGCCCATTACTCACCCTCCCCAACCCGGCGACCACCGGCTTCGTACTCCACATTTTCTTCGGCGACATGCTGGGGGATGAAATCTTGCTTGGCGCCCGGCACGCTGTAATCGTAGGCCCAGCGATGCACAGTTGGTAATGCGTCGCCCCAGTTGCCGTGCGCTGGCGGCACATCGGGAGTATGCCACTCTAGGGACGCAACCCCCCAAGGGTTGCGCACCGAGCGTGGACCTGAGCGCAGAGTCCAGATTACATTCACGACAAACACCAGCTGGAATAGAGCAACAATAATCGCGGCAATGGTAATGTCTTCATTTAAGACGTGGGCCGACTCCGGAATAAACGAGGTATCACCCAGTGCGTAGTAGCGCCGCGGTACACCGAGAAAGCCCAAGTAATGCATCGGTAAATAAATCGCATAAGTACCAAGAAAAGTACCCCAAAAATGCACTTTGCCAAGACCGGTGTGCAATTGCTTTCCGCTAACCAGTGGAAACCAATGATAGAGCGCCGCAAACAGGACCATTATCGGCGACACCCCCATCACCATATGGAAATGGGCAACCACAAAGAAGGTGTCAGATAAGGGCAAATCCACCACCACGTTACCCAAAAACAAACCGCTTAAGCCGCCATGAGTAAAGGTGAAAATAAAACCGATGGCAAACAGCATCGGTACGGTGAGATGGATATTACCCCGCCACAAGGTAAGCACCCAGTTATACACTTTGATCGCCGTAGGCACGGCAATAATTAAAGTGGTGGTAGCAAAGAAAAAGCCGAAATACGGATTCATGCCACTAACATACATATGGTGGGCCCATACAATAAAACTAAGCCCGCCGATAATAACAATTGCCCACACCATCATGCGGTAGCCAAAGATATTCTTGCGAGCATGAACACTCAAAACGTCGCTGACCATACCAAAGGCTGGCAGCGCCACGATGTACACTTCAGGGTGACCAAAGAACCAAAACAAATGCTGAAACAGAATGGGACTGCCGCCCTCGTGATTTAAGGGCTCACCCAAGGACACTATCGCTGGCATAAAAAAGCTAGTGCCTAATAGGGCGTCAAACAACATCATGATGGCGCTAACCAATAGCGCCGGAAACGCCAGCAAACCGAGGATGGTCGCGGTGAGGATACCCCAAATAGTCAAGGGCATACGCATTAAGGTCATGCCCCGTGTACGGGCTTGAAAAATTGTGGTGACGTAATTCAGACCACCCATGGTAAAAGCAATAATAAAGATCGTCAGCGACAATAGCATTAGCACAAT
It includes:
- a CDS encoding cytochrome C oxidase subunit IV family protein; translated protein: MSGQPETASHGEGQQHPIGLYFKVWILLFVLSSMSYAVDYFHFVGYLRWTLILVFMFLKAGLIITVFMHFAWEPSTLKLALGLPVIAIVVFIGFMAVEADYTFLSRLTFMSGGT
- a CDS encoding heme-copper oxidase subunit III family protein, with the protein product MASIPAVNAKSSYWQNLVNDWGADREVFKLSWGKLMMWIFLLSDTFIFSIFLIGYMNVRMSATDSWPLTSEVFALHVGGADIPLLLIAIMTFILITSSGTMAMAVNCAYQRNKAATFKLMIATAILGASFVGMQAFEWSKLILDEGVRPWSNPMGAAQFGSAFFMITGFHGVHVSIGVIYLTVVAFKVLRGHYDERGFQIVEITGLYWHFVDLVWVFIFAFFYLW
- a CDS encoding cytochrome c oxidase subunit 3, translating into MGWFGILSEKPWIPEAQGTSAEWGRTAYTPAVKISLRFMLVIISVFFLLFFVTFISRSQYDDFLALAGEPWQPFTNSMRLWINSGVLVLASVAMQGAVYALRRNHHFRLLVLLATGAVLAILFIILQISVWQFLAGMGYSVAGNPANSYFYILTGLHVLHLVGGLVALGRVVNSLREEGDLQNRHAAIEACAVYWHYLLGLWFVLFFILTRTPETYALIAAACGLG
- a CDS encoding cytochrome c oxidase subunit I, which codes for MTHIAIADQTAHLHHPKTFIGKYIWSQDHKVIAIQYSVTAIFVGLIALLLSVLMRLQLGFPGEFNFISPDAYLQFVTMHGMIMVIYLLTALLLGGFGNYLIPLMVGTRDMVFPYLNMLSYWFYLASVIVLLSSFFVTGGPTGAGWTLYPPQSILAGTPGAGSGIVLMLLSLTIFIIAFTMGGLNYVTTIFQARTRGMTLMRMPLTIWGILTATILGLLAFPALLVSAIMMLFDALLGTSFFMPAIVSLGEPLNHEGGSPILFQHLFWFFGHPEVYIVALPAFGMVSDVLSVHARKNIFGYRMMVWAIVIIGGLSFIVWAHHMYVSGMNPYFGFFFATTTLIIAVPTAIKVYNWVLTLWRGNIHLTVPMLFAIGFIFTFTHGGLSGLFLGNVVVDLPLSDTFFVVAHFHMVMGVSPIMVLFAALYHWFPLVSGKQLHTGLGKVHFWGTFLGTYAIYLPMHYLGFLGVPRRYYALGDTSFIPESAHVLNEDITIAAIIVALFQLVFVVNVIWTLRSGPRSVRNPWGVASLEWHTPDVPPAHGNWGDALPTVHRWAYDYSVPGAKQDFIPQHVAEENVEYEAGGRRVGEGE